A segment of the Streptomyces pactum genome:
CCGCCTGCCGCCGGGCCCGCTCGGTGAGCTGCCCGCCCGAGACGCCGTCCGGGAAGCCGAGGTAGTTCTCGATGCGGGAGCTCTGCCCGGCCTGCCCGCCGGTCGCCGACCGTTCCACCAGCACCGTCCGCAGCCCCTCCGAGGCCCCGTACACGGCCGCGCCCAGCCCGGCCGGGCCGCCGCCGATCACCACCAGGTCGTAGAAGTCGGCCGTCGGGGTCGTCGCCAGACCCACCCGCGCGGCGAGGTCCGGAGCCTCCGGCTCCACCAGTGGTGTCCCGTCCGGCGTGATCACCACCGGCAGCCGCAGCCCGTCCTGCCCGGCCGCCGACAGCAGCCGGCGCCCCTCCGGCTCGTCGGAGGAGTACCACCGGTACGGCACCTGGTTGCGGGCCAGGAACTCCCGGACCTCCGACGAGCGCGCCGACCAGCGGTGCCCGACGACCTTGGTGCTGGGCACGGGCCGGTGGTCGCCGGCGCGCCAGGCCCGGAGCAGGTCGTCCAGGACCGGGTAGAGCTTCTCCTCCGGCGGGTCCCACGGTTTGAGCAGGTAGTGGTCCAGGTCGACGACGTTGATCGCGTCGATCGCCGCGTTGGTGTCCGCGTAGGCGGTCAGCAGCACCCGGCGGGCGCCGGGATACACGTCCAGGGCCCGTTCCAGGAACTCGATGCCGTTCATCTGCGGCATCCGGTAGTCGGCGAGGATCACGGCCACCAGGTCGCCGCGCAGCTTCAGTTCGCGCAGTGCCTCCAGCGCCGACCCGCCGGACTCCGCGCGCACGATCCGGTAGGTGGCGCCGTAGCGCCGCCGCAGGTCACGGGCGACGGCGCGGGAGACCCCCGGATCGTCGTCCACGGTCATGATGACGGTCCGCGTCGCCCCGTCGGCGTGTGCCATACGTCCCCCACGTCGAACGGCCGGATTCACGGCACGGCGTCCCCGTCACCGCACCGGCCTGCGGTCCATCGTATGTTCGGTCGCCGGGCCCCGCTCGGGCGGACAGCGGGGCCGCCACGGGCGCCCGGCACGCGGCACTCGCCGCTCTCCGGCACGGGCACGCGGAAGAGCCCGGCGGCGGTTAGCCTCGGGGCGGACCGTGTACGCCTCGCAGGTGCGGTTCACCACGGCCCGGCCGGGCACCTCGGCCCACCGGCGTCCCAGCGTGACCGGCCCGGCCGGTGTCGGCGGTCACCCGCGCCCACCGCGGAGTCAGGGCGACGGCGTGGGGAAGACTGGGCCCCATGGACGTGCCCGCGACACAGGGAGGGACCCGCATGACGCGCCCGATCACGGCAGGGGTCGACGGTTCGGAGGAGAGCCTGGCCGCACTGGCCTGGGCGGCCCGGGAGGCGGTCCGCCGGGAAGCGCCGCTGCACGTCGTGCACGCCTGGCGGCCGCAGGCGCGGGACACGGCCGGCGCGGGGGACCGGGACGCGCAGGAGCAGTGGGTACGGGACTCGGTCGCCGAGTCGGTCCGGACCGTCACCGGCCGGCACCCGGACCTCCCGGTGTCCTCGGAGGTCCGCGAGGCCGACGACGCCGTCGCCGTGCTGCTGGCCGCCGCGGCCGAGGCCGGGACGCTGGTGCTCGGCTCGCGCGGCCACGGGGCGGTCGTCGGCTTCCTGCTCGGCTCCGTCGGACAGCAGGTGATCGCCGAGGCGCCCCGCCCCGTCGTCCTCGTGCGGGCGGGGGACGACGGGGCGGGCGAGGCCGCCGGCCGCGAGGTCGTCGTGGGCCAGCAGGGGGAACCGGAGGACAGCACCGACGTGATCGGGTTCGCCTTCGAGACGGCGGCCGCGCGCGGCGCCACCGTGCGGGCCGTGCGGGCCTGGGCCCTGCCCACGGTGTTCACCTACAGCCCGGGTTCGATGGCGCTCGCCGACGAGGCCGGGGGGCTCGAGGCGTACGAGAGGAAGGCGCTCGGCGAGGCGCTCGCGCCGTGGCGCGAGCGCTTCCCGGAGGTTCCGGTGATCGAGCACGTGGAGATGGGCAGCGCCGGGCAGGTGCTGCTGTCGGTGGCCG
Coding sequences within it:
- a CDS encoding universal stress protein translates to MTRPITAGVDGSEESLAALAWAAREAVRREAPLHVVHAWRPQARDTAGAGDRDAQEQWVRDSVAESVRTVTGRHPDLPVSSEVREADDAVAVLLAAAAEAGTLVLGSRGHGAVVGFLLGSVGQQVIAEAPRPVVLVRAGDDGAGEAAGREVVVGQQGEPEDSTDVIGFAFETAAARGATVRAVRAWALPTVFTYSPGSMALADEAGGLEAYERKALGEALAPWRERFPEVPVIEHVEMGSAGQVLLSVAGAAQLTVVGRRARRTAVGARIGSVAHGVLHHADCPVAVVPHT
- a CDS encoding FAD-dependent oxidoreductase, with the translated sequence MAHADGATRTVIMTVDDDPGVSRAVARDLRRRYGATYRIVRAESGGSALEALRELKLRGDLVAVILADYRMPQMNGIEFLERALDVYPGARRVLLTAYADTNAAIDAINVVDLDHYLLKPWDPPEEKLYPVLDDLLRAWRAGDHRPVPSTKVVGHRWSARSSEVREFLARNQVPYRWYSSDEPEGRRLLSAAGQDGLRLPVVITPDGTPLVEPEAPDLAARVGLATTPTADFYDLVVIGGGPAGLGAAVYGASEGLRTVLVERSATGGQAGQSSRIENYLGFPDGVSGGQLTERARRQAAKFGAEILTAREVTGLEASGAARIVRFSDGSEIAAHSVILATGVSYRQLTAPGTDDLTGCGVFYGSALTEAASCQGHDVYIVGGANSAGQAAMYLSRGAKSVTLLVRGGSLAASMSHYLIRQIEETPNIHVRCGTVVESAHGDGHLERLTLRDAEGGGTELVDAQWLFVFIGAAPLTGWLDGTVLRDERGFILAGPDLTPDGRPPADWELERPPYHLETSVPGVFVAGDARAESAKRVASAVGEGAMAVMLVHRYLEQS